In Arthrobacter ramosus, one DNA window encodes the following:
- a CDS encoding GntR family transcriptional regulator has product MTETAVGSKSEQAYAAVKARIVEGIYTPGYRLVLAKIAEDLGVSVVPVREAIRRLEAEGLVKFERNVGATVSGIDPTEYLYTMQTLSIIEGAATALSAPLIGAADIARARAVNAEMRDCLEHFDPVRFTALNQDFHSVLFEHCPNPHILDLVHRGWNRLASIRASTFRFVPGRAQESVKEHESLLQLIESNADPDTIEQAARRHRSATLDAYLAQSNAGSLSAH; this is encoded by the coding sequence GTGACTGAAACCGCCGTCGGGAGCAAGTCCGAGCAGGCTTATGCGGCCGTGAAGGCCCGCATCGTGGAGGGCATCTACACGCCGGGTTACCGGCTGGTGCTGGCCAAGATCGCCGAGGACCTGGGTGTGAGCGTGGTTCCGGTCCGGGAGGCGATCCGCCGCCTCGAGGCCGAAGGGCTCGTGAAGTTCGAGCGCAACGTCGGCGCCACGGTCTCCGGGATCGACCCCACGGAATACCTGTACACGATGCAGACCCTGAGCATCATCGAGGGAGCGGCGACGGCGTTGTCCGCACCCCTGATCGGCGCCGCGGATATCGCCCGGGCCCGTGCGGTGAACGCCGAGATGCGCGACTGCCTGGAGCATTTCGATCCGGTCCGCTTCACGGCGCTGAACCAGGATTTCCACAGCGTGCTCTTTGAACATTGCCCCAATCCGCACATCCTGGACCTCGTGCATCGGGGCTGGAACCGGCTCGCCTCGATCAGGGCCTCGACGTTCCGCTTCGTCCCCGGCCGTGCGCAGGAATCCGTCAAAGAGCACGAGTCGCTGCTTCAGCTCATTGAAAGCAACGCCGACCCCGACACCATCGAACAAGCCGCCCGCCGGCACCGCAGCGCCACCCTCGACGCGTACCTCGCACAAAGCAACGCGGGGTCACTTAGCGCCCATTAA